A single window of Methanoregula sp. DNA harbors:
- a CDS encoding MFS transporter, with translation MNAEIPDATPEVPAICHVPPTPLTSTGKQVVILIAVLAGFLTPFDGSAVNIALPTIGAAFHMDAIALSWVATTYLLSSVLFLVPFGKIADIYGRKKIFLYGIAIFGAASLVMTMVPSAGLLLAVRIVQGFGASMIFGTSVAILTSVFPPGERGRMLGIYITAVYMGLTLGPFLGGILTENFGWRSIFFINVPIAVLIILLVLTKLEGEWSECKGETFDLTGSVLYGLALVAVMLGFSELPSAGGVMLVLVGFLLAIAFIRFELRQECPVLNMRLFSGSRVFLFSNIAALINYSATYAVSFLLSLDLQYTRDFSPEYAGIILIAAPLVQAAVSPFAGRLSDKIEPGIIASVGMAISALGLFLLTFLNETTPLWFIVMSLAVLGLGFGIFSSPNTNAIMSAVEKKYYGVASGIVGTMRLLGQMLSMGIATMIFAIVIGRVEITPEYYPAFAVSVHYTLILFTVFCVIGIYASLIRRNPGRRDQVLGTDKGHRQIRRGQ, from the coding sequence GTGAATGCGGAGATCCCTGACGCAACTCCTGAAGTCCCTGCGATCTGCCATGTTCCCCCTACGCCGCTGACATCGACGGGAAAACAGGTCGTCATACTTATCGCCGTCCTCGCCGGTTTCCTTACTCCCTTCGACGGCTCCGCAGTCAACATCGCGCTCCCGACTATCGGGGCTGCGTTTCACATGGATGCGATCGCCCTGTCATGGGTGGCCACCACCTACCTTCTTTCCTCCGTCCTCTTCCTTGTACCGTTCGGCAAGATCGCCGACATTTACGGCAGGAAGAAAATTTTTCTGTATGGGATAGCGATCTTTGGGGCAGCATCGCTGGTGATGACCATGGTGCCCTCTGCCGGCTTGCTACTTGCAGTCCGCATCGTGCAGGGGTTCGGGGCGTCCATGATCTTCGGGACTTCGGTTGCGATCTTAACATCTGTCTTCCCCCCCGGAGAACGGGGACGGATGCTTGGCATCTACATCACTGCGGTGTACATGGGCCTGACCCTTGGCCCGTTCCTTGGGGGCATCCTTACCGAAAATTTCGGGTGGCGGAGCATTTTTTTTATCAATGTCCCGATTGCTGTCTTGATAATTCTCCTCGTCCTCACAAAACTTGAAGGAGAGTGGTCCGAATGCAAAGGTGAAACGTTCGACCTTACCGGTTCGGTCCTGTACGGCCTCGCTCTGGTCGCCGTCATGCTAGGGTTCTCAGAGCTGCCATCGGCTGGCGGGGTGATGCTTGTCCTTGTCGGGTTTTTGCTCGCAATCGCGTTCATCCGGTTCGAGCTGCGGCAGGAATGTCCGGTCCTGAACATGCGGCTCTTTTCCGGGAGCAGGGTCTTTTTATTCTCGAACATCGCAGCGCTGATTAACTATAGTGCAACATATGCAGTCTCCTTCCTCCTCTCCCTCGACCTCCAGTATACCAGGGACTTCTCGCCGGAATATGCCGGGATCATCCTGATCGCTGCCCCTCTCGTTCAGGCGGCAGTATCACCCTTTGCGGGCCGGCTCTCGGATAAAATTGAGCCGGGGATCATTGCCTCCGTCGGAATGGCGATCTCTGCGCTCGGCCTGTTCCTGTTAACTTTCCTTAACGAAACGACGCCCCTGTGGTTCATCGTCATGTCACTGGCAGTGCTCGGGCTGGGTTTCGGCATTTTCTCTTCCCCGAATACAAATGCCATCATGAGCGCGGTTGAGAAGAAGTACTACGGGGTCGCATCAGGGATCGTGGGCACGATGCGCCTTTTGGGCCAGATGCTCTCTATGGGGATCGCGACAATGATCTTTGCCATTGTGATCGGCAGGGTCGAGATAACCCCGGAGTACTATCCCGCATTTGCTGTGAGCGTCCATTACACGTTAATCCTGTTCACGGTCTTCTGCGTGATCGGGATTTACGCATCCCTTATCCGAAGAAACCCGGGCAGGAGGGACCAGGTACTGGGAACAGATAAGGGACACCGGCAAATCCGCCGGGGACAATAG
- a CDS encoding fumarate hydratase: MRRGSAAFLRKRISEATEEAVKEAVIFLPPDVKRAIQRAAAAETDPVAQGEFANIQENIAAAEGLAVPLCQDTGVPVIYLTLPPDVPLTKDLYDAVIEGVRRATRSVPLRPNVVDPLSRHNTGDNTGDGMPAVHVRPGDKLTVTVLPKGAGAENVSRITMLLPSQKDEIGKFVIETVLLAGGKPCPPVVLGVGIGGTFDGAATLAKEALLLPIDSMTEYEQQLCNAVNRLGIGPMGLGGKTTALAVKVRTAACHTASLPVAVNVQCWACRRATVEVKRT, from the coding sequence ATGAGAAGGGGCAGCGCAGCCTTCCTGCGTAAGCGGATATCGGAGGCCACGGAAGAGGCTGTAAAAGAGGCGGTTATTTTCCTGCCGCCCGATGTGAAGCGTGCGATACAGAGGGCGGCAGCTGCGGAAACAGACCCGGTGGCACAGGGTGAGTTTGCCAATATACAGGAAAACATCGCAGCTGCTGAAGGACTTGCGGTCCCGCTCTGCCAGGACACCGGTGTGCCGGTCATCTACCTTACCCTTCCACCGGATGTACCGCTGACCAAGGACTTGTACGACGCCGTTATTGAGGGTGTCCGCAGGGCGACCAGGTCCGTCCCGCTCCGCCCAAATGTCGTTGACCCTCTTTCCCGGCATAACACTGGTGACAATACCGGTGATGGCATGCCTGCAGTACACGTGAGACCTGGCGACAAGCTTACCGTGACAGTACTTCCCAAAGGGGCGGGCGCCGAGAATGTGTCGCGCATCACAATGCTCCTGCCTTCCCAAAAAGACGAGATCGGGAAGTTTGTTATCGAGACGGTGCTGCTTGCCGGGGGAAAACCCTGTCCGCCGGTAGTGCTCGGGGTCGGGATCGGCGGGACTTTTGATGGCGCGGCGACGCTCGCAAAGGAGGCGCTGCTGCTCCCCATTGATTCGATGACAGAGTATGAGCAGCAGCTCTGCAATGCGGTAAACCGCCTCGGGATCGGCCCTATGGGGCTTGGGGGTAAAACGACAGCTCTCGCCGTCAAGGTCAGGACTGCCGCGTGCCATACAGCATCTCTCCCGGTCGCTGTCAATGTCCAGTGCTGGGCATGCCGCCGGGCCACTGTCGAGGTGAAGAGGACATGA
- a CDS encoding FumA C-terminus/TtdB family hydratase beta subunit — protein sequence MKKPAQLKTPLGSEVLGLHAGDHVELSGMVYTARDEAHLRMQEEGIPFDPDGAAVYHCGPVVQDNRIIAAGPTTSSRMNALSGFLIARGVRALIGKGGMGSAVREQLRGKGVYLAFTGGCAALAASHMALRGVYFEDLGMAEAVWAIELDRLPLVVGIDAQGNDIFDLIRARAEKEFERYCRGQP from the coding sequence ATGAAAAAGCCGGCACAGCTCAAAACCCCGCTTGGCAGTGAAGTGCTCGGGCTCCATGCCGGCGACCATGTCGAGCTCTCCGGGATGGTATACACCGCACGGGACGAAGCGCACCTGCGCATGCAGGAGGAGGGTATCCCCTTTGACCCGGACGGCGCTGCAGTATACCACTGCGGCCCGGTCGTGCAGGATAACCGGATCATCGCAGCAGGGCCTACGACATCGTCGCGGATGAATGCTCTCTCCGGCTTCCTCATCGCAAGGGGTGTACGGGCGCTGATCGGGAAAGGAGGTATGGGCAGCGCGGTGCGTGAGCAGCTCCGGGGAAAGGGAGTGTATCTCGCGTTCACGGGCGGGTGTGCTGCGCTTGCCGCCTCACACATGGCGCTCCGTGGCGTTTATTTTGAAGACCTCGGGATGGCGGAAGCGGTCTGGGCAATTGAGCTTGACAGACTGCCCCTCGTCGTGGGGATCGATGCACAGGGAAACGACATCTTTGATCTCATCCGCGCCCGTGCGGAAAAAGAGTTTGAACGGTATTGCAGGGGCCAGCCCTGA
- a CDS encoding 4Fe-4S binding protein, whose amino-acid sequence MKLAIDEARCKGCNLCTKVCPYKIFKEGRKPNRRGILMPELDRPERCANCRLQKLYGRRLCGICELTCPDQAIHWTDEEPYEPHKVAIEY is encoded by the coding sequence ATGAAGCTCGCCATTGACGAGGCCCGGTGCAAAGGGTGCAACCTGTGTACAAAAGTCTGCCCTTACAAAATCTTTAAGGAAGGAAGAAAACCCAACCGCCGGGGGATCCTGATGCCTGAACTGGACCGTCCCGAACGGTGCGCTAACTGCCGGCTCCAGAAGCTGTACGGGCGCAGGCTCTGCGGCATCTGCGAGCTCACCTGCCCGGATCAGGCCATTCACTGGACAGATGAAGAACCATACGAACCGCACAAGGTGGCGATTGAGTATTGA
- a CDS encoding 2-oxoacid:acceptor oxidoreductase subunit alpha yields the protein MTRTEFWQGNTASAEGALAAGCNFFGGYPITPSTEVAEHMAVRLPKKGGVFIQMEDEIASMAAIIGAAWTGARAMTATSGPGFSLMMENVGFAVMTETPCVIVNIQRGGPSTGQPTMAAQGDMMQCRFGSHGDYSIIALCPSSVQEMYELTAKAFNLADWYRVPVFLMADEIIGHMRERITVPDSVERVPRRELEKGVLPFHPEPDLVPGFATFGKGHRVHVTGLTHDERGYPCTTNVKLHHQLVQRLVDKIENARHDIADFDFINPDAEQVFVAYGAPVRTVQQVFHDHPDNNVGFLRLRTVWPFPESALAQFKNARRFLVPELNLGQMAREIERHVKVPVISIPKLGGDLHLPEELVAALEAGR from the coding sequence TTGACGCGCACTGAATTCTGGCAGGGTAATACCGCTTCCGCAGAGGGAGCACTTGCGGCTGGCTGCAACTTCTTCGGGGGATACCCGATCACGCCTTCCACGGAAGTTGCCGAGCACATGGCAGTCAGGCTGCCAAAGAAGGGAGGTGTCTTCATCCAGATGGAAGACGAGATCGCAAGCATGGCAGCGATCATCGGCGCTGCATGGACCGGTGCCCGGGCGATGACGGCGACAAGCGGCCCGGGCTTTTCCCTGATGATGGAGAATGTCGGGTTCGCTGTAATGACCGAGACGCCGTGCGTTATCGTCAATATCCAGCGCGGCGGCCCGTCCACCGGCCAGCCCACGATGGCGGCTCAGGGCGACATGATGCAGTGCCGGTTCGGCTCGCATGGCGACTACTCCATCATTGCGCTGTGCCCGTCCAGCGTGCAGGAGATGTACGAACTGACGGCAAAGGCGTTCAACCTTGCCGACTGGTACCGGGTCCCGGTTTTTCTCATGGCTGATGAGATCATCGGTCACATGCGGGAACGGATCACGGTTCCGGACTCAGTTGAACGCGTGCCACGGCGGGAACTTGAAAAGGGCGTGCTGCCATTCCACCCGGAACCGGACCTCGTGCCCGGCTTTGCGACGTTTGGCAAGGGCCACAGGGTCCATGTGACGGGCCTGACGCACGACGAGCGCGGGTATCCCTGCACAACGAACGTGAAACTCCACCACCAGCTGGTACAGCGCCTTGTCGACAAGATTGAAAACGCCCGGCATGACATCGCTGACTTCGACTTCATCAATCCTGACGCAGAACAGGTCTTTGTCGCGTACGGCGCACCCGTCCGCACCGTGCAGCAGGTATTTCACGATCATCCCGATAACAATGTCGGGTTCCTGCGCCTGCGCACCGTCTGGCCGTTCCCCGAATCCGCCCTTGCGCAGTTTAAGAATGCCCGCCGGTTCCTCGTTCCCGAGCTCAACCTTGGCCAGATGGCCCGGGAGATCGAACGGCACGTGAAGGTCCCTGTCATCTCCATCCCTAAGCTGGGGGGCGATCTCCACCTCCCTGAAGAGCTGGTTGCCGCACTGGAGGCAGGCCGATGA
- a CDS encoding thiamine pyrophosphate-dependent enzyme → MTFEDWFRTDRLPHIYCAGCGNGTIINCTLAAVDQMGWNKDKTVFISGIGCSSRAPGYILTDSLHTTHGRALAFATGVKMADNGLNVVVFTGDGDLAAIGGNHFIHACRRNIDITVVCMNNQIYGMTGGQGSPTTPLRCLSTTTPYGCSEQPFDLCELAIAAGANFVARWTSYHVKELEKAVRAGLETPGLSFIEALVQCPTAFGRRNKFKQVADHVEYLKTHSLLKVKRDRLLENGEAVPPDMFVVGELVKRKRPALGVKA, encoded by the coding sequence ATGACCTTTGAGGACTGGTTCCGTACAGATCGGCTGCCCCACATTTACTGTGCCGGCTGCGGGAACGGGACGATCATCAACTGCACGCTCGCGGCAGTCGACCAGATGGGCTGGAACAAGGACAAGACCGTGTTCATCTCGGGCATCGGCTGCTCGTCGCGTGCACCGGGCTATATCCTGACCGATTCCCTGCATACGACCCACGGGCGGGCGCTTGCGTTTGCGACCGGCGTCAAGATGGCAGACAACGGGTTAAACGTCGTCGTGTTTACCGGCGATGGCGACCTTGCGGCGATCGGCGGAAACCACTTTATCCATGCGTGCCGGCGCAATATTGATATAACCGTTGTCTGCATGAACAACCAGATCTACGGCATGACCGGGGGGCAGGGCAGCCCGACAACCCCGCTCAGATGCCTCTCGACGACAACACCGTATGGCTGTTCCGAACAGCCGTTTGACCTGTGCGAGCTTGCAATAGCGGCAGGGGCTAACTTCGTAGCCCGGTGGACATCGTACCATGTAAAGGAGCTTGAAAAAGCAGTCAGAGCCGGCCTCGAGACTCCCGGACTCTCCTTTATCGAGGCCCTCGTGCAATGCCCGACGGCGTTCGGGCGCAGGAACAAGTTCAAGCAGGTCGCCGACCATGTGGAGTACTTAAAGACCCACTCCCTGCTGAAGGTGAAGCGCGATCGGCTCCTGGAGAACGGCGAAGCGGTGCCGCCGGACATGTTTGTTGTCGGGGAACTGGTAAAAAGAAAACGGCCCGCACTGGGGGTTAAGGCATGA
- a CDS encoding 2-oxoacid:ferredoxin oxidoreductase subunit gamma, translated as MRHEVRFSGFGGQGIILSAVIVGRAAVMYDNKFAIQTQVYGPEARGGASMSAVIIDDEPILFPKVVNPDILVIMSQEGFEKYGGGAQENAVMVLDSSLVHSRPACRFVEIPATREAKQALGRDIVANIVMLGALVKTTGIVSETALEKAILDSVPKGTEALNTKAMKKGIELAAVALKGGANNP; from the coding sequence ATGAGGCACGAGGTCCGGTTCTCAGGATTCGGGGGGCAGGGGATCATCCTGTCGGCAGTTATCGTCGGGCGGGCAGCGGTCATGTACGACAACAAGTTTGCCATCCAGACGCAGGTGTACGGCCCGGAGGCGCGGGGCGGGGCATCGATGAGTGCGGTGATCATCGATGACGAACCGATCCTGTTTCCCAAGGTTGTAAATCCTGACATCTTAGTGATCATGTCGCAGGAAGGGTTCGAGAAGTACGGTGGCGGTGCTCAGGAGAACGCCGTCATGGTGCTGGATTCCTCCCTTGTCCATTCCCGCCCGGCATGCAGGTTTGTCGAGATCCCGGCAACCCGCGAGGCAAAGCAGGCGCTTGGCAGGGACATCGTGGCAAACATCGTGATGCTCGGTGCGCTGGTGAAAACCACCGGGATCGTCAGTGAGACAGCACTGGAGAAGGCAATTCTTGACTCCGTGCCGAAAGGTACCGAGGCTCTGAACACGAAGGCTATGAAAAAGGGCATCGAGCTTGCAGCAGTTGCTCTAAAAGGAGGAGCAAATAACCCATGA
- the sucC gene encoding succinate-CoA ligase subunit beta — translation MKLREYEAKKVLREAGIPVPSGFLIQTAEELIPHLDALGDAIVLKAQVDIGGRGKAGGILMADKNTAFATARELFKKQIKGLPVKEILAEQKLAIQKEYYLSITVDRSSKQPLVLFSDAGGVEIETTAKENPEAIRRVVSLPLMRDLPPFMLRELAGKAPKEVMPVINRLYRIFLDKDALLAEINPLVITPQGVYAADAKIIVDDNALARQGITVNRDLSEREREAEKNGFSYVELEGNIGVIGNGAGLTMSTLDLIEYFGGKAANFLDVGGGAESERVKNAVQLVASVPSVRVIVVNLLGGITRCDEVARGIIAAGISQKVIVRLAGTNEAEGRKLLAEKGYEMLDTMDLVVKKAVEVAA, via the coding sequence ATGAAACTGCGCGAATACGAAGCAAAGAAAGTCCTCAGGGAGGCAGGGATCCCTGTCCCTTCAGGGTTCCTGATCCAAACGGCAGAGGAACTCATCCCTCACCTTGACGCACTGGGCGATGCGATCGTTTTAAAGGCACAGGTGGACATTGGCGGCAGGGGAAAGGCCGGAGGTATACTGATGGCCGATAAGAACACGGCCTTCGCAACCGCCCGCGAGCTCTTCAAAAAGCAGATCAAAGGGCTGCCGGTCAAAGAGATCCTCGCTGAGCAGAAGCTGGCAATCCAGAAAGAATATTACCTCTCGATCACGGTAGACCGTTCGTCCAAACAACCGCTCGTCCTGTTCTCGGATGCCGGCGGGGTCGAGATCGAGACTACGGCAAAGGAGAACCCGGAGGCGATCCGGCGTGTCGTTTCCCTCCCGCTGATGCGCGACCTCCCTCCGTTTATGCTCCGCGAACTTGCCGGAAAAGCCCCAAAGGAGGTCATGCCGGTCATCAACAGGCTCTACAGGATCTTCCTTGACAAAGACGCACTACTTGCGGAGATCAACCCGCTGGTCATAACACCGCAGGGCGTGTACGCGGCGGATGCCAAGATCATCGTTGACGACAACGCCCTTGCCCGGCAGGGGATCACGGTGAACCGCGATCTTTCCGAGCGCGAACGCGAGGCGGAGAAGAATGGTTTTTCGTACGTAGAGCTTGAGGGCAATATCGGCGTGATAGGCAATGGCGCCGGCCTCACGATGTCAACCCTTGACTTAATCGAATACTTCGGCGGAAAAGCGGCAAACTTCCTCGATGTTGGTGGTGGTGCGGAGAGCGAGCGGGTTAAAAACGCGGTGCAGCTGGTCGCAAGCGTGCCTTCGGTCAGGGTCATTGTTGTCAACCTGCTGGGCGGGATCACCCGGTGCGACGAGGTTGCCCGGGGGATCATCGCAGCAGGCATCTCCCAGAAGGTGATCGTTCGGCTTGCAGGCACCAACGAAGCGGAGGGGAGAAAACTGCTCGCCGAGAAAGGGTACGAGATGCTGGACACCATGGACCTTGTCGTGAAAAAAGCCGTTGAGGTTGCCGCATGA
- the sucD gene encoding succinate--CoA ligase subunit alpha, giving the protein MIYGDKKTGVLVQGATGKQGEFHIGLMNAYAKQVGGRGVVAGVTPGKGGQQVHGVQVFNTVKEAMREHDIGAAVIFVPAGAAADSIMEEADAGIPTIVCITEHIPVHDTMKAVAYAKVQGSSVIGPNCPGLLSPGEVKMGIMPAQLFSRGSVGVISRSGTLTYEVVDELTRAGIGQSTVVGIGGDPVIGQTFVDVLERFEKDPQTKAVVLIGEVGGNLEEEGANATDLPIAAYIAGKSAPPDKRMGHAGAIVEGGEGDARSKIARLTKLGVPVASRPSEIPDMVRGLFKHHC; this is encoded by the coding sequence ATGATCTACGGCGATAAAAAGACCGGAGTGCTCGTGCAGGGGGCAACCGGCAAACAGGGCGAGTTCCACATCGGCCTGATGAACGCGTACGCAAAACAGGTTGGCGGCCGGGGCGTTGTTGCCGGTGTTACACCGGGAAAAGGTGGCCAGCAGGTGCATGGCGTTCAGGTCTTTAATACCGTGAAGGAAGCGATGCGTGAGCACGATATCGGGGCTGCGGTCATCTTTGTCCCGGCCGGGGCGGCAGCCGACTCGATCATGGAGGAGGCAGATGCCGGCATCCCAACCATTGTCTGTATCACAGAGCACATCCCGGTCCACGACACCATGAAGGCGGTCGCTTATGCAAAGGTGCAGGGCAGTTCGGTCATAGGCCCAAACTGCCCGGGACTGCTCTCGCCTGGCGAGGTCAAGATGGGAATCATGCCGGCCCAGCTCTTCAGCCGGGGCAGTGTGGGCGTCATCTCCCGGAGCGGGACGCTTACTTACGAAGTTGTCGATGAGCTCACCCGGGCCGGCATCGGGCAGAGCACTGTTGTCGGGATCGGCGGCGATCCTGTCATCGGGCAGACATTTGTCGACGTTCTTGAACGGTTCGAAAAGGATCCGCAGACAAAGGCGGTCGTGCTGATCGGCGAGGTGGGGGGGAACCTCGAGGAGGAGGGTGCGAACGCAACCGATCTCCCGATCGCTGCATACATTGCCGGCAAGTCCGCCCCACCGGACAAGCGGATGGGGCATGCCGGGGCAATTGTCGAAGGTGGCGAAGGCGATGCACGCTCAAAGATTGCCCGGCTCACAAAACTTGGCGTACCTGTTGCATCCCGGCCGTCAGAGATCCCGGATATGGTGCGGGGACTGTTTAAACATCACTGTTGA
- a CDS encoding zinc-ribbon domain-containing protein: MKCPHCGIEVRDTTVICGYCGGKIPQRTAKSPAAPQTRADLAGSIGPKGGAKKQLPGGEDEGEDEEEGGLSAYLQPGEQVLIGSLNISVKKFFFHAYLTDRRIFLIDTQEKKLKVTAKDITLDTISGSIVEFSEASDPVLVLSIRSADDEIKTMKLVFAQNGVDRSSEIDEWITLLNEQTQPKKHKKPAARSIPEPEPEEEEVEPADKHVPARVTKPAPVRQELHPAKKPVKDYERQPPVKRLLSMYQSPKEVPKEVEPEEPAPRRPETRAVEQPVRRASHQPVAYREIPPTTPPVAQPVKKVEVHSAMKSAMKTAMQPPRQPLAQPVKRTVPELQKKVRPEPEHLPAPEPKEEPAVQEEIVQEDEAESPVFCQNCGKKLPAAANFCPGCGSKLGYHKPVHEAKPSHEKKSRKTEDDHDEEKPERPPAKHPAKKAPKGSEMTILHKFLRR; encoded by the coding sequence ATGAAATGCCCTCACTGTGGAATTGAAGTCCGGGATACTACGGTCATCTGCGGGTACTGCGGGGGAAAAATACCGCAGAGAACAGCGAAATCGCCTGCTGCTCCACAAACCCGGGCAGACCTCGCAGGAAGCATAGGCCCGAAAGGGGGGGCAAAGAAACAACTGCCCGGAGGTGAAGATGAAGGAGAGGACGAAGAGGAAGGAGGGCTCTCTGCGTACTTACAGCCCGGCGAACAGGTGCTGATCGGATCCCTCAACATCTCGGTAAAAAAATTCTTTTTCCATGCATACCTCACCGACCGGCGCATATTCCTGATCGATACCCAGGAAAAGAAGCTCAAGGTGACGGCAAAGGACATCACCCTTGACACAATATCCGGGAGCATCGTGGAATTTTCCGAGGCTTCAGACCCGGTACTGGTCCTCTCGATTCGTTCTGCAGACGATGAGATCAAGACGATGAAACTCGTGTTTGCACAGAACGGTGTCGACAGGTCGTCTGAGATTGATGAGTGGATCACCCTCCTAAACGAGCAGACCCAGCCAAAAAAGCACAAGAAACCAGCTGCAAGGAGCATTCCGGAGCCGGAACCCGAAGAGGAAGAAGTGGAACCCGCGGACAAGCATGTACCGGCACGTGTGACAAAACCGGCACCGGTGCGGCAGGAACTCCACCCCGCAAAAAAACCGGTCAAAGACTATGAACGACAACCCCCGGTAAAGAGGCTCCTGTCAATGTACCAGTCCCCAAAAGAAGTCCCAAAAGAAGTGGAGCCGGAAGAACCTGCACCGCGCCGCCCCGAAACCCGGGCTGTTGAACAACCGGTCCGCAGGGCGTCGCACCAACCGGTCGCCTACCGGGAGATCCCGCCCACAACCCCACCGGTTGCCCAGCCGGTAAAAAAGGTTGAGGTGCATTCCGCAATGAAGAGCGCCATGAAAACGGCGATGCAGCCGCCACGGCAACCGCTTGCCCAGCCGGTGAAGCGGACGGTTCCCGAACTGCAGAAAAAAGTCCGGCCGGAACCTGAACATTTGCCCGCACCGGAACCAAAGGAAGAACCTGCCGTGCAGGAAGAGATTGTGCAGGAGGATGAAGCCGAAAGCCCGGTCTTCTGCCAGAACTGCGGAAAAAAACTGCCGGCCGCAGCAAATTTCTGCCCTGGCTGCGGGTCCAAACTCGGGTATCACAAGCCTGTGCACGAAGCAAAGCCATCTCATGAAAAGAAGTCCCGGAAAACTGAGGACGATCATGATGAGGAAAAACCGGAACGCCCGCCTGCAAAGCATCCGGCAAAAAAAGCTCCCAAGGGAAGTGAAATGACAATCCTGCACAAATTTTTACGGCGTTAA
- a CDS encoding methionine adenosyltransferase, with the protein MKRNIKVEALNQIPLEKQQVEVVERKCLGHPDSIADGIAESISRALCREYLEEFGVVLHHNTDQGEVVAGESNPKFGGGKVIRPIFILIDGRATKKFNNVSIAADTIAVEATRDYLRRHFKSLNLERDVIMDCRLGTGSTDLQDVFKLCEGKVPRANDTSFGVGHAPFSDVENIVKGVSDFIDDKLRVKYPAIGQDIKIMGLRDNDTITLTVACAVVDKYCADIGQYKEYMALLKKEIGRIAQKQTRRKVVVHMNTGDDIKNGSIYLTVTGTSAEMGDDGSVGRGNRCNGLITPNRPMSMEATSGKNPINHIGKIYNLLSTQIANDCVAKVEGIEEMYIRLLSQIGQPIDRPLVASVQVLPQPGVRMQAIKGEIEGIVDCWLENVTDVTEKVIRGELKTF; encoded by the coding sequence ATGAAGAGAAATATCAAAGTCGAAGCACTGAACCAGATCCCGCTGGAGAAGCAGCAGGTTGAGGTTGTTGAACGGAAATGTCTCGGCCACCCCGACAGCATCGCCGACGGGATTGCAGAATCAATCAGCAGGGCGCTCTGCAGGGAATATCTCGAGGAATTCGGGGTAGTCCTCCACCACAACACCGACCAGGGTGAAGTGGTTGCCGGGGAGTCCAACCCGAAATTCGGTGGCGGTAAGGTGATCCGCCCGATCTTTATCCTGATCGACGGGCGTGCTACCAAGAAATTCAACAACGTATCGATCGCCGCAGACACGATTGCCGTGGAAGCGACACGGGATTACCTGCGCAGGCATTTCAAGAGCTTAAACCTTGAACGCGATGTCATCATGGACTGCCGGCTCGGCACCGGCTCAACGGATCTCCAGGACGTATTCAAACTCTGCGAGGGAAAAGTGCCCCGGGCAAACGACACCTCGTTCGGTGTCGGACACGCGCCGTTCTCGGATGTTGAAAACATCGTCAAGGGGGTGAGCGATTTTATCGATGATAAACTGCGGGTGAAATATCCTGCAATCGGGCAGGACATCAAGATCATGGGTCTGCGGGACAATGACACCATCACGCTCACCGTTGCCTGTGCCGTGGTCGACAAATACTGCGCAGATATCGGGCAATACAAGGAATACATGGCGCTCCTCAAAAAAGAGATCGGAAGGATCGCCCAGAAGCAGACCAGACGCAAAGTCGTCGTCCATATGAATACAGGCGATGATATCAAAAACGGGAGCATATACCTGACCGTGACCGGGACATCCGCCGAGATGGGTGATGACGGCTCTGTCGGGCGCGGCAACCGGTGCAACGGGCTGATCACGCCGAATCGGCCCATGAGCATGGAAGCGACGAGCGGGAAGAACCCGATCAACCATATCGGCAAGATCTACAACCTCCTCTCGACCCAGATCGCGAACGACTGCGTTGCGAAAGTGGAAGGAATTGAGGAGATGTATATCCGCCTCCTCTCCCAGATCGGCCAGCCTATCGACCGGCCGCTGGTGGCAAGTGTACAGGTGCTGCCGCAGCCGGGTGTCAGGATGCAGGCTATCAAGGGGGAGATCGAGGGCATTGTCGACTGCTGGCTTGAGAACGTGACCGATGTAACCGAGAAGGTAATCCGCGGTGAGCTCAAGACTTTCTGA